The window AACCAGTCTGATATCAGCAAAAATCGACTGGCTCATTTCCCTTTTTCGAGCCAAGGACACTACCGAAGGGCACGCCGAGAAAGGATAAGGATTCTCAGGCATAGATATGCTCAATAGGTATCTAAAACGACAGGCGAAAtgcttcgatttttcaaatcgttgcTCGTCAATATACGACAGAAGCCGTAATCGCACGAGCATTGTCGAAAATGAATTACTGTAACCGCTCTGACAAAATCTATCATCACATGTGAATTGatcttatttttatctttcattttGATGTACAATTAGTATATCATGCCGTTGGGTGATACTCGTCATGAAAGCATCCAGCACTTGGGATATTTGACGTCAGAGAATAAATAGCGTCGGTCCAACAACCTTCTGGCTACGCCATGGATTCCAACTACAATCGTGGTAAGATCAGACGCAAGTACCGCAGATACTTCGGACGAAAACTTAATGCAAAAGTTGTATTCCATCTCATTGGTACAACAGCGTAATGTCGGAGGAATCCCAGTTAATTCTTCGTTGgtcttatgaaaaaaaaagatgttgTATTTTCGTGGGGAAATAGACGTGCCTCGTCAAACAAAATGCTGCTGGTGCAGCTGGCCTCTCAATAATCATCGCGGATGCACAAGGCTAGATGAAAACTCTGAGGCATACGGTAAGACTTGATCCGTCAAACGATGAATTGAGTACATTTTAAGGCCTCAAGATCACTTCCAAAATTAGGATGACCATGTGTCAAGCAGACTACCGTGTGAAAATCGTGAAGGCTGAAACACGAGGAAGGTAAATCATTTTTAGATCCTCTGAATCAACTCTCGGTAATTTCAACAGCATCTCGTATGATGCACTGCACAATTTTTACTAACCGAAAGCGTAGCTGCCGCACTTGCTCTTCATTTTCATCGGGATCCGTTATAACGAATTTCAGACGGCCTTTCATTGCGTGCAAGCTGTTGTACGatttcctttatttatttgattatttactTCGACAAAACCATTAAACGAACTACAATCTTGCGTAGAAAATAACAATGAATGGAACGAGGTAACCGAAACGTTTCAAGTTATGTGCAGCAGTCGAGTAAGTAACCCGATCAATTGCACTTGAAGGGTGTGGCATTTTGATTAGAAATTTACTGCCAATGGTAATACGGACTTTGCCGATAAATTCTTACTGttttaaatgtttttgaaaagtttatagCCGCCTTTCGCaggctaataaaattttatcacgacATGGTATTCGGTTTTGCGTGCATCGATTTCAGACAACtcttcgaatttcaaattctcagACATCGAAGACGTACAAATAAAATGCGCCGCATGGTTGTAACGGAATACCTAACGAAACGCTGAATGtgcgtggaaattttttttccaaactttttatTCGCCAAGATGAATTAAGGTCGAGAGCGCGTGTGTGAATtagcataattttttcatcccacCGTCTGGAAAAATTCTACATCAACAGaagtgagaataaaaaaaaaaaaaaaaaaaaaaatgaaaagagaagaacataataaatgatgaaaaagaaagaagaaataaaggaaataaCAAAACGCAAAATGAAAGATGTGAAAAttagcatatttttttccaacgccGCTTGTCCCGGGTTTAAATCTTTCTCTCAAGACGAAGGGGATAAGACGTGGCAGCAGCAATTATTATGCAACGCTTGGAACAGTAGCGAGCCAGCAGCAGTAAATCGTTCTCTCTGTTATCAAAAAGGACGGGGCGACGTCGCGGTTTAGTCTGGAAATTCACAAAGCGTCCCCCACGGTCATCTCAGTGTAGATATCGCCGGCAGCTCCGCCTTCTGCGGTATCAAACGAACGAAAGCGATTTGCATGCAGTTGCGGAGTGGATAATGCGATCCTTTTTCCACTCCTCCCATCCCAGCTCCTGCACCCTTTCAGCGGCATCGAGGAAACGAAGAAGGGCCAACGTGCCCTTTTTCCTTGGAAATGAAATTAGCTTTCCATCTCTTTCGCGTTGACGAGCCCTGCGGCTTCTTACTCCGAAGGTAGGATATTTGCGGGGACGTGCGCGAAAGGTGTTGTATCATCTCTGCCGCCGACTGCACGTAGGTAACGTTATTCCTCAGCATCCGCATCTAGATTAGAGGAAACAGCTCCCCAGACGTCGCTTCATTAGACTCGCCAAGCCCGTATTACCGCTCCACGGTATATCCGAGGTGCGAAAGCTGCGCTCCGCAAGCTCCAGTTTTTCACACCATTGCGATTAGTCTCACTATGCGTTTAATTTACTGTCGGGATTCCTAAGATCGGTTGGAAAATGCGAGAACTTCAATCTTCGGATCAATAATGCGTGCCCCGTGATTTTAAAGCTCGACGAATCATCGCAAAGTCAGTTTCCAGTTATGTTTACTTACCCAGATTTTTTGTTCCGTTAAGATGAGAGTGGATTTAAATTCCGCGGTATCTCGATGCATGATATAAGAGCTTTTGTGCTGCACTGCGAGCGCAGAGATGTTCAGGCATTGGGATCGATGATAAATTATGTCCGAGCAAGTTTCTACCAGTATCGAAATTGCAAATGATTTTCAGCCCGTTGGGGTGTAAACAGTGTGTAAGCCGTGTCGTAGACAAAGAACAGTGCATCTATACAGGATTCCATGTAGATGAACCTATCAACCTTAATTACCGGAGCAAAGTTCCGACACGATTGGAAAAGTTTCACCAGTGTTTGGAACTGCGTCGCTATTCCGAACGGATTAGGTTTGCCGTCACGTTTGATTAAATTATCTCTCTTTcacgctctctctctctctctctctctctcttcccccTTCTACTCATTGATCCGCATCTCTTCTTAACCAAGATCGaacttgaattcaaatttgcatatttcaagCCTCTGATCATGGAACATGGAGAGCACTCCTATTCACCTGTAATGGGGTGCAAGAATCAAATGTTCATTGTCAAACGATCGTCGGGATGGAAATGATTTTGTCCTCATGTCACGAACAtgtttcaaaatgaaaaatcaaacgagtatagatatgatgtataaaaacCGAAGTGAAAAGTTCCTTTCCAGATGATTGCAGACCGATTGAAAATGTAAGTTTATAGACAAACGTAGTCCCTGATATTTGGTAACGAATTCGCAATAACAATTGAACTAAATCGAAGGGagtaaatttccaaataaGAACGAAACGAGCCAGTAAATTATCAGCGAAAAATGAGTAAATCCTCGTCGTTCGGTATTTCCAACTTCACGCATTGCCGAGAAGATCATTGTGCGTTTGAGGATTCCAAAATAATTCCAGATCGAGTCAATGGTCGGAAATCCATTGGGATCTGGATTGACGCGTTGCGGTCGCAGGACGAAGACGGCGAATGCCGCCTAGAGGAGGAACGCGAGGATGGTGGAGGACGGGGTTTGGTGTCGAAGGGATGGCAGGGGGAGGGAAATGGAACGGCATAGCATTACTTGGGGCATTGTCTTCCAGCCGACGCACAACCGCGGAGATCAGCCTCCATTGTGTAAGGATGCCGGCACGCCCCGATTTACTGGCAAACATCTCGGTTGAAGCCGTTAATTGCGACCGCCTTGATTAACgtttaattgtttttgtttaaagGGTGATAAACGGCTTTGATCGGAAAAAATGGCCCTCGCCTCGCTCTGCTTTGCTTGGTTGCTGTTAAACGGCCGGAACTTAATAAGTGATCTTCACGCATCCGAGAAATAGTTGGATAACTTCCGTTCGTTTTCTACCTGTCGAAATATGTCTGCCGTGTTAATTAACAACGACACTCTGGCCAGCTAACATCGTTTTACTGAGAACCGTTCTGTCAGTTCCGTCTAATGTCAGACACATTGCATCCTGATATTTGGGGTACGGTTTCACGGTTCGTTTCAGATAGTCTTGACAACAAGTAAGGGTGACAATTGGTTCGTGCTTTTTACTGGTGCTTAGTGGAATGTTTTTATCTTAACCATATAATTTTCGAACTCgatgaacaatttttctgtAGCGAAAGAATTGATGCTTGGACTGATTCACAACACGATTACCGATAGTAAAACATCCGAAAGATTGAAGACAGTGGGATCTAAAACTAATGCGATGGTTATACGACCGTTGAAACTTAAATAATTTATGGTTCAAGCAAGAATCTGCGTATCTGTGCCAGAAATGATACTGCAATTAATTGTATTTCTTTTCCAATTACAATCAAATTACGTATTCAGTGCGAGAACCATACCGAGGCGTCTGTTGATCCCAGAATTGATAGTGTTCAGATTGTGTCGGCAATCCACAGATGTTACTTGAAATACGTTGCTTGTAGCTCGCAATTGATAAACTCTGGTAATCTACGTAAATAAACCGAAACTATGACTCAGGAAAACTTGATGCGCTAAACATCAGGTAGAATCCACCAAATAACTTCCAAACCATCCACAAAATCAGAACACCAAGTGCCAGGCACAGCAGCAAATGGATGATAAAAAGGCTGGAATGAGTGAAATAACGTAATTTGTCAAACGTGTCTTATGTTTCCCTGCCTTCGCTCTCGGCTAAACGTTAGTgcaatacaataatttttactaacCGTCTGTGTTTCCGTCTTGCTTGCTCTAACTTTTCATCCGATTCAAGCAAGACGAATTTCCGAAGGCCCTTCATGCCGAGTAGGAAATATTCGTTCCAATCGGCGGTTCTCATACTGAATGGGAAAATTCTCTTGTCTTCGGGCTGAAGCTGCTCTCAGAGCTGTtgaattttacgattttcaaaatcccaTTGTCGCATCGCACAGTACAAACTAGCGTGTAtcacgtttgaaattttactcattattttatacagtCTGAAATAGTAACTGACGTTTAGCTTCATTTCTAAACCTATTCCATTGCATGCATATGTCCGAAAGTATGTCGCATTCGTACATTTTACGTAGagcaataattgaaaattgatcgatttttAATCACTGTGGCTCTTTTCCCATCAACCTGGCAACGTTGTCAATTATTAAGGCTGGAAAAAAGTGGAAACATATCTCCAATATGTAGAACAGTAATCTCGACTTTGTGTCGAtataaaaagaatagtaaaTTGCTTTTTCTGTTGGATAAGACCTTAGAGCCACGCTGCTTTTACTATCGCACTGCCTCCAAGTTATTGGTGTTTCTGATCCAGACACGTAATTATAAACAGAAACATCCTTGAAGTGGCTAAAAAAtgagtatgaaaaatatcattcttaAAATGCATTATATTGACACGTTGGCTCTTCCACGTCAAGCCAACCAGTCCTACTCGGGCGAGTCTTCCGAAATCTTAaactcatttatttttcactcccCAACGTTGCAAAACGAAGCTTTCTGCAATACCAAACTTTGTCTATCGCGAGTTCTGCGTATTCGTTCTTAGAACGTTGAGTACAGTCGATTGGGAAATACAGGTGAATTGTCAAATCATAGAATATGCATGTATGTTGACATGAAATTTGTGTGCTGATACGCAACGGCATGGTTACATTTTTAGAAAAGATGTGACGATCTACTAGTCATGTTTATCATACGTTACCATTTTTGAGAAGAGGTCCAAGCGCAAGAAATAAGAGCATTGCAAGCATAATCGACTGGGATTATATCGACCACGGAATCGATGTCGACTAAACTTGTGTGGATGATTCCTAAGCTTACCGCATACGAAACCCCAAATATCCCAAATGGACTTGGTAACCACCCTAGAATTGGCACCTTGTAGGAACTTGCCACTGTTGAACAGTTTAGGGCGTAAACTTTTCTGAATGACTTTGTTCAACCTCTACTGACCTACTTGAATTCAATGGACCAATAATTCGATTCAGCCATTCCTGTAGTTCGACAAGCTACCTTGTACAAGATGAAATAAGTTACGAGCTGCGTACATCGTCTAACACCAATAATGGATGAACAATAAATTCACAGTCGAGAAAGATGTACTAACAATTAACCTAGACGTTGCTCACCGATTGATGGCCTGAAAATAGCAAACGGTAGATCCTTTGCAAGCTCGGCAACGACACCCTCGGCTACGGCCTTGCTGAACGTGTACGTGTTCGGCCACTCTCCCAGAATTCTATCATAATCGGTGGTTGTGACTGAGTTTCGACACGTTTCAATAACGATTTTGATCACTCTTCTcaacttcgaaaaaaaaacttacgcCTCCGTCATATCCTCTGACAATTCATTCGCCTTGGCTTTGCTGATTATACCCTTGACCTCCTCGTAGCTCGCGCAGGATGACGGGTAGAGCTTTTCGTCGATCGACTTTCGGACGCAGTGGCTGTACGCAGTGGAAACATAGACTCCGACCTGAAACGTGACGACGTTAAATTCTGTGATGGATGAAAAGATTGAAGGTTTTCTTACCTTCAAATTCTTGCACTCTCTTGCAACGTCGATGACGGACTTGACGCTGTTCACGTTGATGGCAAGAGCCACTTCGAGTTTCTCGTTGAAGCGGACGGTGGCAGCTAAGTGGAATATCACCGATACCTGAAATAGTTTCACTTTACTTTGTGCGGTTGTGGAATAGACGACGCGTCGGCGAATCGGAACCTGCGATACCTCGTCGACGAGCCGTGCAAAGTCGGTTAACATGAGCCCAAGACTTTCCTCGGCAATGTCACCGACGATGCAAACGATCTTTTCGGAAAAATTGGGGTAGTCGTTTCGCAGTACGTCAAATATCTGAAACAAAAGTTTTCTACCAAATCGTGGCCAAAGACGATGGAGTGGTGTCGAGAAAGTTGTAGAGACTCGAATTACTGCGTATGTACATCGTATACAACTCTCTTCGCAAAGGTGTCTCGACCTCTACCTTGGAGAAATATCCGAAATTTTCCATGGCGAATATTACCGGTTCAACGAGTAGCGCATCCCTGCGTTCCTCGACACTTTTCCCCTTTTTCTCCCGTATCAGAAGATAGATGGGTCCAATTTCTCGGTAGCTTGGGATCAATTTCTCCGTCAAGATTTTCCCCATAAAGCCAGTTCTACCCGTAAGTAAAAAACAtgttggttaaaaatttttcataaaaatttctgtcaaaTAATTGAAGTCCAGAGTACTTTTACTGTGAACTGAAAATTACGGTAAATGCTCT is drawn from Neodiprion fabricii isolate iyNeoFabr1 chromosome 3, iyNeoFabr1.1, whole genome shotgun sequence and contains these coding sequences:
- the LOC124178324 gene encoding fatty acyl-CoA reductase wat-like produces the protein MSQIQQFNVGQNIFITGQTGFMGKILTEKLIPSYREIGPIYLLIREKKGKSVEERRDALLVEPVIFAMENFGYFSKIFDVLRNDYPNFSEKIVCIVGDIAEESLGLMLTDFARLVDEVSVIFHLAATVRFNEKLEVALAINVNSVKSVIDVARECKNLKVGVYVSTAYSHCVRKSIDEKLYPSSCASYEEVKGIISKAKANELSEDMTEAHFKDVSVYNYVSGSETPITWRQCDSKSSVALRSYPTEKAIYYSFYIDTKSRLLFYILEICFHFFPALIIDNVARLMGKEPQ